The sequence CTCTTCACATGATGAGCTGCAATAATTCAGCCCACCCCCTAAAAAAAGCAACAGTGTGCAACTGGGCAATTAAAACCCGTTCTCATTGCAAACCAGGTCGCCAAACCATTCAGCATTTCATACTGAGGGTAAGTTTGGGTTCTTTAGGAAAAGGAGGGGCTTCTGTGGGGTTAAGAAGAGGAATAGAAAATTGCTGGGTTCAAATTTGCGTTACTGTTTGAGTGTGGTGCATGGACAGGATTTTGGAGTTATGTCACTTCAATGTTGGTATGCTTTTTGCACAGCAATGTGGGACTGTAAGTAAAAAGGAGTAGCATGGATTTTCAAGGACGAAGTCGTAAATTTTAAGCTGCTCACTTTATTACATAAAAAAGATATGCATTGAGCAAAAATTGTTACAAAAAACTTAGGGCGTGTTCTTTTTTTGTTTGTAAACTTTGGAAAAAGTGTACAAATCATTTATATGTAGTGGTTTATTTTGGTGTCGTCTTTGTAACTGGGATGCCATATTTTCCTAGCCGTCTACTTCACATGTTATATACTCACTCTTTTGTCATACCTTCTTAAAGTTTTGGGATCAATTTCGTCAACTTAGATTTTCCTTTTTGGCTTGGCACAGTTTAATAGAAGGCGGAGTTCGACTCGGCGAGGTTGCGGTTGGAACTTGCGGTCATATGCAAACGTTACAAAGTTTGTTGTTTCTTCTTAGCAAAGAGTCTAGATAGCTTATACACAGCTGTCGTCAAAGATGTTGTTTCTTCTTAATGAAGAAGCACGTTGAACTCATGTGTGTTTTCAGGGAAAAAGGTTGTGTGTCTTCTACATAAGTGTTGTAAGTTTTGATGTTTCTTATTAGTAAAGACGAAACTGCTCACTTTGTATACGATTGTTGTAAATTTTATTGTTTCCTCTTAATGAGAAGACACACTTGCCTTACAAGCGTTCTCGAAGAGTTGTTGTAAGAGAAGTTATGTCGCGTGTCTTGTACATAAGTGTCGTAAACATTGTTGAAACTACTCAATTTGTACATGACTGTGGAATTTTTGTTCTTTCCTCTTAATGAGAAGATACACTTAATTCACACGCGTTCTCAGAAAGTTGTTGTAAGAGAAGTTATGTTGTTTAGTTTGGAATGTGGTATAGGAAAGTACATCCCTAATAACTTCCCAGATTCCAAAACATGCTCGCCTTGATCTTCAATTTCGTTAGAGCAAACTTGCAATAAGATACATGTTCTGGGCCATTGTAATGAAACGCTTTAGATGTTTTAATTAACACCCTGAATTCTAGGTATAATCTATCACCAAAATAACTACCATCTATTCAATGGAAATAAAATAAGCCTGCCATCCTTTTGAACTTTTTATATATCTTACGTGTATGATATAAATTTATATAAGTACTTAAATATGATTTCTTCTTCTTTATATTCTTTTATTTTGGTGCTTGTTGTTCAAATTCAAACTATATCCAGTAACTAGAAATGTATTTAATGCCTAACAAATAATAGTGAATAAATTGAGAAAAATGCCTAACTTTGACTTGCACAATGTATTATACTACTTTTCATGTAGACCGTTATGGAGCATTTTATATAAATAATTTGAAAGGTAATATATAATGTGTCTTAATTTGATAGTTTATAAGAAAATGAAAACACAATAAGATGCAAGTAAGTGTTTGTATTATCTCAAGTGGATGTTTTTTTATAGGAGCTAAAAAGTTGCATGAGTACTCCAATATGAATTTTATGTCCATTCGAATCCCCCTTTTTTAGAAACTTGttgttcatatttgaattatatctAGTAAATAGCTAGTGGTAATAAAATATAGTAAATAGTTGGAAGTGCATTTAATACCTCAAAAGACAAATAATTTCATAAAAGCACCTAACTTTGAAATGAAAAATTCATTTTACTATGCTCCATTTTACCATAATTGAGGCATTCTATATAATTTTTTTAGGTTCTTTACAACATAAGTTGGCATCTCAAAATATAAAATACAAATTATTACATAACAATTCGGAGCTTGAAGCTATTTTGTGCATACTAGTGTAAATGTAAGTTGCGTTATAAAGATGAAGGGAAAATTATGAAGATAACACTTCGTGGATCTCAAACTTCATAGTTTGTTTTTGAATGTTATGATGCTTCTTGCAGACACATCACTCACAAAGAAATGCAGACTccaagattttttttttaaatcctAACATGATCGCGTGCCAATTTTCGAAACAATATATACCACACTTAGATTTTATGAAAGATGATAAACCAACAAGACGGATGTAAATGGTTTTCCCAAGCGGGCCTTTGATTTTTCTGCATGTTTTCTGGATATGGGCTAAAAAGTTATCGAAATACTAAAACATGAATTGTTCTTTCATTTAGAGACCTTTTTAGTTACTTGTAGTTTAGATTTTAAATATATTCGGTAAATTGTTAGAAAATATTTAATCCCTAAATAAtagaaaataatttttaaaaagggGCCTAACATTTACATTAACAGTTTACCGTTGTATGTCCCATGTAGAAAATTTTGGATCATACAGGTAAGTAATTTTTGCAAGGTACTACACATAAGACGTTAACTTAGTATTTAAAAAAAGTAAAATACAAATTATTACACAAAAAGAAGGAACATGAAGGTATATTAGTGCATAATAATGTAAAATCAAGTTGTGGTCTATTTTTCAAGGGCAAATGGTGATAAAAATGTTTCATGGTATTCAAACTTCATAGTTTTCCTTTGAATGCTATGATGCTATCTCTCAAATGTGTGATTTTATGGATAGTTGTATTATctatttttggtggaattttatgATTTTATAGATAACTCATACAAGATCTTCATATGAGGCCATGCCATTTTTTGTAAATTTTATACCAAATTAAgattttattaaaaaaaagaaaaaatgcatGCAAAGGTTTGAGTTTCTATGAGCAagcatttttttaaatattttgtGGATATAATCCAAAATGCATAGAATTACTTAAATAAGAATATTATTTGAATTGAGGGGTTTTATTTTAGATACATGTAGTTCCAGTTTGAATTATACCCACTAAGTAGCTAAGAATTCATTTAATGCTTAAATGAGTAGCaagtgatttttttaaaaaaatccttaACTTTTGCACGAACAatgtaatgtactccctccgttccgatttactcgtcgtggttttagttcaaatttgaactgaaaccacgatgagtaaatcggaacggaggaagtagtacgtTCGATGCAAAAAAATAGAGTAACCCAGATAAAATATGTTTTGAATGCACTACACGAAGTACCTTAACTTGGtgattcaaaaaataaaaatatagcttgcATAACAATATGGAACATGGTTCTAATTAATCTAAAATGAAGATGCAATCTCCATATTTTTGTGTACCCACGACTGCTTTTCGTTGACAATAACCAAGACCAAAACCCTAAGATGTTAAGATAGCTTATGTAGTTGGCATTGGAATTAAGATATCTGGTCATCTTTCTCACACTCGAAGTGAAAAACATGTTCTATTCAACTCAATGAAGGACATGATGCTTATGCTGGTGAATTGTTTACTTGAAATCATCCAGGGGCACTCGATCAACAATAAATTACATtttaacaaaaaaaacaaaaaaaatactcccTTGAGAACCTACGTCGGTGAGGGGTTATGAGATTTTGGGGAGCGTTTCGGTGCAACTGTTCGCTCTGAATCGACAACATTTGTGTCTGCCTGCTTCGACTACTTTATGGCGGACGACCACCTTGCCTTCACCACTATGCTCCAAGATGTTGCACCAGAGTTTCTGGTGCCCTCGTATGTAATGACCCTCTTTCTTTTGACGTGTGCCATTGATCCATATGCGTATGTGCTAGATGTTTTTAAGTCTCTTGTGTATGAATTGCCATGTCAGTAATCTTGTGATGATACTAACCTGGATTAAGATTAAACAAAAGCTGCCTAATTTCCTAACAATACATGTATCCGTGTAAGAAATATATGATTTTGGAGCTTTTAACtagcattttttttattttaggAAAATGCCGGGCTCCAGTAGCCAAAACATCGCACTCGTGTTTGGGTGCAAGTATTCTGGCTCGTGCCTTTGTGCATCTCCAAGCAGAGACCAGGACAGGTGCTACAACCCAATTGCCGTCACCCTCTGACCAGTGAGATCACCGAACTAGCAGCCACCTGCGTGGCTTTGACCTCCTGTAACAGACGCGCGCAGACCTGCAATCTGCTTTAACCATTCACAATAATAAACTCAAACATTTTGCACACTTTGAGGCAAAAATACTTACTTAAAATAACAGTGACACGTGATAAGCGAAGGCGTCAAAGACTTAAAGCCGACGGCTAAACAAAGCACAAAGCCGTCGTAATTCAGAACCCTCGCCGACATATTTCGAATTGCCGCAGCCTGTGGAGGCGATTCCCGGGAACAAAACGATCGTATCGGCAGGCAAAACAAAAGCAGGTGAGGATCGAAAGAAAGCGAAAGAGAAGATTACAACGGGAGCAGTAAAGAAAGCGGATCGAGGAAGAAGCTAACGTACATCGCCCAGCCAAAGGCCAAAGCGGCGGCACGTAGAGGAAGGCAGCGAGCGAATCACGAGGAAAGCAAAccgggagatagagagagagcagTCAGCCAACCACCCCTATCTTTtgctttcgttgcttcgtttggacTTTGGTACTACGTACGTACTCTGCTAACTGACTTTGGCCGCGACTGTCACTGGACTGACCCCGGCGAGCGAGGTCGCCCCAAGGGAAGGAAATAAAACAAGTGACGCATTGGCCAACTGGTGTATGTACACAGGGGGCGCGTTACGGGGCGGCGGTGGACTTGGCATGCATGTCGCGGCTGCACGCTCTGGGCTCTGGCGTTGGAGGAAAAAAGCCGTCCTATTTAAGCACGCCCGGCCGCCGCACTCTGACCGCCCCGCTCACACACactcgctccctctctctctctcgctcgctagCTCTCGGTGCCAGACAAGCGAGTGACGCGGCTCATCATACCGAGGGAGGCCGTTGCTGCTGCTGCACCATGGAGACAGCGCAGGAAAGAGAgctgctgcagctgcagctgcaggGGTGGCCTTTCCACGCCATGCCGCCCAGCTTCGACGCCGGCAACGGCGCctacagcggcagcggcagcagcagcatgagcagcgacgtcggcggcggcgacTCCTTCCTGCTCGGGTGGGAGCAGCCGTTCGGCGGCTGCTTCGGCCTCGCCGACGCGCAACTCCACGACCTCTTCCCCCTCTGTACGTCGTGCGCGCGCCGGCATCATGCCCGTGCTCTGTTTTCCTCTTCGGCAGCTCCGGCAGAGAATTGAACTCGCCGTTTCTTCGACTGCAGGCACGATGGAGCCGCTCGCGTTGTCGCCGGCCGCGACGTCCACGGCGGCGGACCTCCCGTCGGAGCAGCAGGTCCCGGCGCCGGCGGCAATGCCCAACGGGGAGCTCGGCGACCTCCTGCTGGTACACACACGCTGCCCGGCGAAGCAACCTACTATCCTTATCTTTCGCGTCCGAATTAACTACGGCAGTTTCTTGCGAGATTTCCTCGGTCGTGTTAAAATCGTCGCTTTCTCTCATTGTTTCCTCTCGGCAGAATTTCTGGGACGCCGGTGATGCGAGAGAGCGGCCGGTCGCAATCAATTCGGGCTGCGTGCCACCGCAGCACGAGAAGAGCAGCCAGAGCAGCGCTGCCACCGCCACGAACTCTTTCCTCTGTAAGCAAAGTCCGTCCCTCCCTCTCTCAGACTCCATTGATCGGCTTCAGCTCTCGGTAGGCCTGTGTTTTTTCCTCTAGGTCTCTGCCCCGGTCCTTGGCACAtcaccaaggaggcaaggacaaAGCACAAAATCGTAGAGTTCGCATTTAACTATGGAAGCTTGTCAATGCCATGCGTTCAAAAACGCCATGTGGGgccggggtgggtgggtgggaccCGCCCAAGATTAGCAGCGCCTAATTGTCATGGCCTGATGACCCTATGATTTGCGCATGGTCGCTAAGTAATATATACTCCAGTACTATATCGCGGTACGGTAGGATTGCACCATAATAGTATTGCAATGTGCATGTTATAATAGTGTGGACTTGTTAGTGAGCACGTAGAGACAGGCGCTTCTTTTCAAGTAAAGACAGATCTGGGTGTTGCATGTTTAGATGGTAGCAAAGATTCTAATCTTGTGCGGGACTGCTCCTGCCAAAGTCACACCTTTTACGTGATCACTTCATTATTTTTAAGGCACACTGGGTATGTGAATTGAATGATTATTAATCGGTTGATGATCGCTGCCGCAGATGATGAGGACGATCTTTTGGGCTCCATTTTCTCCAAGAGGCCCACCCTGGCAGAAGAACCACCCGTGCTCTTCCTCGCCCCGGCGGAGGCGGAGCCCCTCCccagcacctcctcctcctccagctgcCACGCGGACCCACATGCCAGCGACGCCGGCGGGGCCCGGGCTCAGGACACCACCACCAAGCCAAGTGGCGCGCGGGCCCCGCCTCTCCCtcgctgctcctcctcgtcgttgaAACGGGCGACACCAGAAGGTGCTCTCTCGACCTCGACGCGACACGCTTCACAGTCACCTCCACCCACTCTCAAGAACTGTCTAATCACATAATCTAAGGAGTAATTAACTTTGACTGGCGTCGTGTCTGGCAGCAGCATCGGAGTCGGCGGAGGCGGAGTGCAGCCAGAGCGGCGGCAAGCGGCGGAAGGTGTCGGCGAGCGTGCTGTGCCCGTTCGCCGTGCTGAAGCCCGACGGGCTGGACGGCGGCGCGACGCTGGCGGACATCAACGCGCGCATCCTCATGCGGCCGGCGCGGCCCGTGCGGCACCCCGTCGGCGAGTACGCGTGCGCGCCGCGCGTGCTGGCGGCCGACGCGCCGGGCATCTCCGGCAGGGCCGTCTCGGGGTTCACGAGGCTGCACACCCCCGGCCGCGGCACCATTACCATCATGAGGACGCGAGGCTAATGCATCCATCATTGCAGGCCATGTCTGCCTGCTGCGCCCATGGACGACGATGCATGATGATGGCGTACTCCGTGTAGATTAGCCCGGCTCAATCAGTGCATGGCTAGCTAGATAGACGCTCGATCGCTAGCCAGCAGCACGTAGCAGTACTCCCGATCCCGAGTTCCGATGCCGTGTAATTATATGCTCGATTATTACATAAGGAGTGGGTGAGTGAATGAATAAAATCCTTCCATTTCTCTTCTCCGGATCTCGTTTTTCATCTTCTTCTCGGATGCTCTGATAGCGATAGCGAAGGTTTCCTTGGATCGTCCGTCGCCGTTGCAAGGAACAAAGCCCGGCTGCTGGCCCCTGTCCTTGTGCTCCTGGTAGCCAAGCAGGCTGTGTTTACGGCCGCATACATACAACCCCGAAAAGCTGAAAGCAACTGCCTTTCCTTTTGTCTGCAAGGCGTGGGCCCGCTCCTTAATTCGAGCTGCCTCCATGGCTCTTTGCATgagatctttttttctttttgcaaaagaATGGACTTGACTTGAGCATACATTGTTAATCACCACTCACTGCAAAGCCTTCCTCTGGAATGGCTTCTTTCTGTTTGTTTAAAACAAAACGCTGTCCGGCAAAGAGAATATACGAAGGATAAAGACGGTGGTAGAGCACGGCAGGATAAAAACTACTTCcttcattccacaatgtagtgcctatacaTTTTTATGAAAGTCAAACTTTatcaactttgaccaagtgtatagggaaattgtctacatctacaataccaaacatatACATTTTGAAAATATAACTCACGATTtatccaatgatgtgcatttggtattccAGACGTACCTACTTTTTTATATAAACATGGCCAAAGTTTATAATGTTTGACTTCtgtaaaaatctataggcactacattataaAAGCGGAGGGAGTACCAAagtaaaaaagattaagaaataaagaAAGACAGTCGAGAGGATTTGATTTGAGGAAACGAAAGCAGGGTTCGGGACGGGAGCAAGGTAAAAAAGCAAAGCGCGACGGGTTCATCATTGTGGTCACGCAAAAGCAGAGCAAAGCGTGGCCGCCGGGACACTGTAGCGTGCTCGCCCGCTACACGGGCAGGGCAGGGCACGGCACGGCGGCGAACGCTACGGCGGAGCAGAGCATGTCGCAGAAGGGAAATGTTCCCCCTGCCCTGCTGCTGCGATTCAAATGAGAGGGTACGTAGGTCGATCGAGTGGCTGGTGGTAGGAAAAGTCAGGGCGCACAAGGTTCCAGGACTGCCGATGATGCACGCGGCAAGTCAACACGCCGCTGGGAGATAATGTGGGCATGCCTGATTGTTCATGGGGATTTCGTAGGGCACAGGTGGTGGATTCCGGCAGAATTTGGGCGTCAGTCGTGTGATGAGTGCCGTCCTGGCTCTGTGGCTCAAGGCTGCGGTCAAAGCTGTTTCGTGGATTCCAAACTCATGACATCAATCGGACGGCGTGGACGATGGCTGGCTGTGGGTGTATCTTGTGAATGTGTGTGGTGGGACAGTGGTCGCCAGAGGTTAGGTTAAGGTCAGCCATGCACCAACTTTTGAATTAAATGCGTGGAAGAAGAAGATTGTCGAATAAAAAGTAGTGTTGAGCTTTTCAGTTTCAAAATCTGGAATTCATAATTCAGCTAAAGTTGAATAATTTGAGGCAACTTTTGGTTTGAGGGGATCATAGTTTCGTTTATCATTCGTAAGAATTTGATAATAATGTCCAGGTGGATTTGTAAAATTCATGTCCAGGTGGAAATTTTCTACATTTTTCCTTGGCTACATTTCTTTGAATCACATGTATGAATAGTATCACTGTAGGAAAAAAATCTTATGATTTTTCTCCATTTATCCTTTGAACAAAAGAGGCCATCAGTACCTTTCTGTAGGAGTACTCAAAGTAAATTTCAGATGTGAATATTCTACTCCATCCGTATTTATTTACTTCCAATATTAGCTTGTATTAAGTCAAACTTGGCTAATTTTGACCAACTATAGATAACAAATTATTTACGGCTACAATACCAAacaaataccattagattcatcattgaATATATTTTCATGCCATATATACTCACTTTGTCTTAAAATATAAGACAGAGTAAATACTCATATTGTTTATATTTTGAGACATGGGTagtatttgttatggtaaatactCGTATTATTTTCAATAAACTTTGTCAAATTTATAAAGTTTCACTTTATACAaacctaatatgtagagtaaaAACAAATGTAGAGAATATTTGCTACGTATAACCTGGAGGATTTTTCTTCTTCCAGCTGAGTATATTAAACCCGACTTATCTCCTTCCCTTGGCAGCTAGGGCAAACTCTTCCCTCCAGACTTTGCCGGTGAGCCCGTGGATTCGTCTCCCCTCCACCTTCCGCTCCGGCGGCCGGTGGCAGGGAGGGGAATCTCGGTGCCTCCGCTTCGGATAGTAGTTCAGGTTAGGATTTTTTTAGTCCTCGCAGGTGTGGCGCTCGGGTGGATGGCGGCGCTTTTTCTTCAAGTTTGTATTTCGTGCTCCGATCCTCCTCGAGTTTGTCCATCTGGACGTAGTTGACAGAGGTCCGGCGTACATTCCTACTGTCTCCTTCGGGCAGTGAGGTTAGGATTTCTCGTCGTGTGGCGAGATTTGGTGTGAGGTGCTTCAGATCTATTCAAGGGTTCAACGACGACAACCACGGCTCCAAGACGctagtccttaggggcacgtgtACGAAGACTTCCCGGCTGGTCAAGCCGGCTCCAATAAGGG comes from Triticum aestivum cultivar Chinese Spring chromosome 5B, IWGSC CS RefSeq v2.1, whole genome shotgun sequence and encodes:
- the LOC123116258 gene encoding uncharacterized protein isoform X2, translating into METAQERELLQLQLQGWPFHAMPPSFDAGNGAYSGSGSSSMSSDVGGGDSFLLGWEQPFGGCFGLADAQLHDLFPLCTMEPLALSPAATSTAADLPSEQQVPAPAAMPNGELGDLLLNFWDAGDARERPVAINSGCVPPQHEKSSQSSAATATNSFLCKQNDEDDLLGSIFSKRPTLAEEPPVLFLAPAEAEPLPSTSSSSSCHADPHASDAGGARAQDTTTKPSGARAPPLPRCSSSSLKRATPEASESAEAECSQSGGKRRKVSASVLCPFAVLKPDGLDGGATLADINARILMRPARPVRHPVGEYACAPRVLAADAPGISGRAVSGFTRLHTPGRGTITIMRTRG
- the LOC123116258 gene encoding uncharacterized protein isoform X1, with amino-acid sequence METAQERELLQLQLQGWPFHAMPPSFDAGNGAYSGSGSSSMSSDVGGGDSFLLGWEQPFGGCFGLADAQLHDLFPLCTMEPLALSPAATSTAADLPSEQQVPAPAAMPNGELGDLLLNFWDAGDARERPVAINSGCVPPQHEKSSQSSAATATNSFLCKQNDEDDLLGSIFSKRPTLAEEPPVLFLAPAEAEPLPSTSSSSSCHADPHASDAGGARAQDTTTKPSGARAPPLPRCSSSSLKRATPEAASESAEAECSQSGGKRRKVSASVLCPFAVLKPDGLDGGATLADINARILMRPARPVRHPVGEYACAPRVLAADAPGISGRAVSGFTRLHTPGRGTITIMRTRG
- the LOC123116258 gene encoding uncharacterized protein isoform X3 produces the protein METAQERELLQLQLQGWPFHAMPPSFDAGNGAYSGSGSSSMSSDVGGGDSFLLGWEQPFGGCFGLADAQLHDLFPLCTMEPLALSPAATSTAADLPSEQQVPAPAAMPNGELGDLLLNFWDAGDARERPVAINSGCVPPQHEKSSQSSAATATNSFLYDEDDLLGSIFSKRPTLAEEPPVLFLAPAEAEPLPSTSSSSSCHADPHASDAGGARAQDTTTKPSGARAPPLPRCSSSSLKRATPEAASESAEAECSQSGGKRRKVSASVLCPFAVLKPDGLDGGATLADINARILMRPARPVRHPVGEYACAPRVLAADAPGISGRAVSGFTRLHTPGRGTITIMRTRG